From a region of the Spelaeicoccus albus genome:
- a CDS encoding VC0807 family protein, whose protein sequence is MSSPSETGSHPQRPVQSPTHSPATAPAGQDAGARHLNGTAMLGSFLLTAIFDVGVTIAVFQIAENNGASTQLAFVLSGIGPIIMMVITWIRARKMSGASLVILLWVLLSAAVAYIGSGDDRLLLVKDSAVTGGFGLACLVSIFFPKPIMFYFGAKFATDGTRAGLDYWYGLWQYPQFRHVQYKLNYVWAVAFILEAITRIVFAYTTSFSTAFTVSNILPIIVLAGLITYTITVGKKSQKAGDARRAAAVEKAA, encoded by the coding sequence ATGAGCTCGCCAAGCGAAACAGGTTCGCATCCCCAACGCCCGGTTCAATCCCCGACTCATTCCCCGGCAACGGCGCCGGCCGGCCAGGACGCCGGTGCCCGCCATCTGAACGGCACGGCCATGCTCGGCAGCTTCCTGTTGACTGCGATCTTCGACGTCGGCGTCACCATCGCAGTGTTCCAGATCGCCGAAAACAACGGCGCCAGCACCCAACTGGCATTTGTCTTATCGGGAATCGGTCCGATCATCATGATGGTCATCACATGGATCCGGGCCCGTAAGATGTCCGGCGCCTCGCTCGTCATCTTGTTGTGGGTGCTGCTCTCCGCAGCAGTCGCGTACATCGGCAGCGGCGACGACCGGCTCCTCCTGGTCAAGGACTCGGCAGTCACGGGCGGGTTCGGATTGGCGTGCCTCGTGTCGATATTCTTCCCCAAGCCGATCATGTTCTACTTCGGCGCCAAGTTCGCCACCGACGGCACCAGGGCCGGCCTGGATTACTGGTACGGCCTCTGGCAGTACCCGCAATTCCGGCACGTGCAGTACAAGCTCAATTACGTGTGGGCGGTCGCCTTCATCCTGGAGGCGATCACGCGCATCGTTTTCGCTTACACGACAAGTTTCTCGACGGCGTTCACGGTGTCGAACATCTTGCCGATCATCGTGCTGGCAGGCTTGATCACCTACACCATCACGGTCGGGAAGAAGTCGCAAAAGGCCGGTGACGCCAGACGGGCCGCCGCAGTCGAGAAGGCCGCGTGA
- a CDS encoding ABC transporter ATP-binding protein, whose translation MSMDNAAWNSLYNAMYAKNDKRPFSKATLTRIWAFVRHRRAALGVFLILSIAAASVAVATPVLAGRVVDAIVAHDEVRTVVFLAVLIAVIALADAALSIFTRLYSSRIGEGLIFDLRTAVYDHVQRMPVAFFTRTRTGALVSRLNNDVIGAQRAFSGTLSGVVGNVVALVLTLVVMLSVSWQITLFALILLPIFAVPARRMGGRLARLQRESANHNATMSTQMTERFSAPGATLIKLFGHPESESAEFSVRAARVRDIGVRTAMLQSVFVTALTLVSALALALVYGLGGFYALIGQLQAGSVVTLALLLTRLYAPLTSLAGARVEVMSALVSFERVFEILDLKPLVAEAPDARPIPDGQIGVEFDSVRFGYPAADKVSLASLEEVAVLDSRGGSEVIHDVSFSVRPGQTVAIVGSSGAGKSTIAQLLTRLYDVDGGSIRVGGVDVRQATKSSLQDTVALVTQDGHLFHESLRSNLALARPGATDAELWDALGKARLTELAGSLPDGLDTIVGERGYRLSGGERQRLTIARMLLAKPRFVVLDEATAHLDTTSEAAVQAALSEALVGRSAIVIAHRLSTVRAADAILVVESGRIVERGTHDELLARGGRYHELYRSQFAAVG comes from the coding sequence ATGAGCATGGACAACGCGGCATGGAACTCGTTGTACAACGCGATGTACGCCAAAAACGACAAACGCCCGTTTTCCAAGGCGACCTTGACGCGGATCTGGGCGTTCGTACGCCATCGCCGCGCGGCGCTCGGCGTTTTCTTGATCTTGAGCATTGCGGCGGCCTCGGTTGCCGTGGCCACGCCGGTGCTGGCCGGCCGCGTGGTCGATGCGATAGTCGCACACGACGAAGTGCGCACCGTCGTCTTCTTGGCGGTGCTGATCGCCGTCATCGCGCTGGCCGATGCGGCGTTGTCGATTTTCACGCGGCTGTACTCGTCGCGGATCGGCGAGGGGCTCATCTTCGATCTCCGTACCGCCGTCTACGACCACGTCCAACGGATGCCCGTCGCGTTTTTCACCCGCACCCGCACCGGTGCCCTGGTCAGCCGGTTGAACAATGACGTGATCGGCGCGCAGCGCGCATTCAGCGGTACTTTGTCCGGCGTCGTGGGCAATGTGGTGGCGCTCGTGCTGACCCTCGTCGTGATGCTCAGCGTGTCGTGGCAGATCACGCTCTTTGCCTTGATATTGCTGCCGATCTTCGCGGTGCCGGCTCGCCGCATGGGCGGACGCCTCGCACGGTTGCAACGCGAATCGGCAAATCACAACGCCACAATGAGCACGCAGATGACCGAACGGTTTTCGGCGCCCGGAGCCACGCTGATCAAACTGTTCGGGCATCCGGAGTCGGAGTCGGCCGAGTTCTCGGTGCGCGCCGCGCGGGTGCGCGATATCGGCGTCCGCACGGCCATGCTGCAGTCGGTGTTCGTCACTGCCTTGACCTTGGTGTCGGCTCTCGCCTTGGCGCTGGTCTACGGGCTGGGCGGGTTTTACGCGCTGATCGGACAACTCCAGGCCGGCTCGGTTGTCACCCTCGCCCTCCTGCTCACGCGCTTGTACGCGCCGCTGACGTCATTGGCCGGAGCCCGCGTCGAGGTCATGAGCGCCTTGGTGAGCTTCGAACGCGTTTTTGAAATCCTCGACCTGAAGCCGCTCGTCGCCGAAGCGCCCGATGCGCGGCCGATCCCCGACGGGCAAATCGGAGTGGAATTCGACTCGGTCCGGTTCGGCTACCCGGCCGCGGACAAGGTCTCGCTGGCTTCTCTCGAGGAGGTCGCCGTCCTCGACTCCCGCGGCGGTTCCGAAGTGATCCACGATGTGTCCTTCAGCGTCCGGCCCGGACAAACAGTTGCAATTGTCGGGTCTTCCGGAGCCGGAAAATCGACTATCGCCCAACTTCTCACCCGGTTGTACGACGTCGACGGCGGCAGCATCCGCGTCGGCGGCGTCGATGTACGGCAGGCCACGAAATCGTCATTGCAGGACACCGTGGCACTTGTGACGCAGGACGGTCACTTGTTCCATGAGTCGCTGCGCTCGAACCTCGCCCTGGCGCGGCCCGGTGCGACGGACGCCGAGCTCTGGGACGCGCTGGGAAAGGCTCGGCTGACCGAGCTTGCCGGTTCGCTTCCGGACGGGCTCGACACGATAGTCGGCGAACGCGGCTACCGGCTGTCCGGGGGCGAACGCCAACGGCTCACCATTGCCCGAATGCTGCTGGCCAAGCCGCGATTCGTGGTGTTGGACGAAGCGACCGCGCACCTCGACACGACGTCCGAAGCGGCGGTGCAGGCCGCACTGAGCGAGGCGCTCGTCGGCCGCTCGGCCATCGTGATCGCGCACCGTTTGTCCACTGTTCGCGCTGCCGATGCGATCCTCGTCGTCGAGTCCGGCCGAATCGTCGAACGCGGCACCCACGACGAGCTGCTGGCCCGCGGCGGCCGCTACCACGAGTTGTATCGGAGCCAATTCGCCGCAGTCGGGTGA
- a CDS encoding RNA-binding S4 domain-containing protein: MGASVTTRGRIIESTSQARIDSWTWAVRFFKTRSAATAACKAGHVRVNGDRAKPAQTVRIGDEVRVRKEREHRVIVRQILTKRVGAPIAVQAYEDRTPPPPPRVEQPAVVHRERGAGRPTKRDRRALDKLHGRKR; this comes from the coding sequence ATGGGGGCATCCGTCACCACCCGAGGACGCATCATCGAATCGACAAGTCAGGCCCGCATCGACAGCTGGACGTGGGCCGTCCGCTTTTTCAAGACCCGCTCGGCCGCAACGGCGGCGTGCAAGGCCGGGCACGTGCGCGTCAACGGCGATCGCGCCAAACCCGCCCAGACCGTGCGCATCGGCGATGAAGTACGAGTGCGCAAAGAGCGCGAGCATCGAGTCATAGTCCGACAAATCCTCACCAAGCGCGTCGGCGCGCCGATCGCCGTCCAAGCCTACGAGGACAGAACTCCGCCCCCGCCGCCGCGAGTCGAACAACCGGCCGTCGTGCACCGCGAGCGCGGGGCCGGGCGGCCGACCAAACGCGACCGCCGTGCGCTCGACAAGCTGCACGGCCGCAAACGCTAG